The Punica granatum isolate Tunisia-2019 chromosome 4, ASM765513v2, whole genome shotgun sequence genome has a window encoding:
- the LOC116205732 gene encoding uncharacterized protein LOC116205732 isoform X1: MATPRLVTGLLAFFLVLGLTMVATLIYTISIDGLPFRRELLTTWMAATLVDFYTVLAPIAVWVVYREANAFTAIVWVILLICLGSVTMSFYILLQLLKLSPQESAQDPMYHVLLRSFTKDPTEYKRKHSPVIIARITFSALGCLMLGTLLYTIFTDGSPFRKELLTPWMTATLIDFYINIAALSVWVIYKESSWISGFIWVLLLICFGGVSTCAFIVKELFQLTSQDPLYLVLLNNLNRAGNSYERTLT; the protein is encoded by the exons ATGGCGACTCCGCGGCTGGTAACCGGACTCCTGGCCTTCTTCCTGGTCCTGGGTCTCACGATGGTGGCCACTCTCATCTACACCATCTCCATCGACGGCCTCCCCTTCCGCCGCGAGCTCCTCACTAC GTGGATGGCCGCAACCCTGGTCGACTTCTACACTGTTTTGGCCCCTATAGCG GTTTGGGTCGTGTACAGGGAAGCGAatgcatttactgctattGTTTGGGTAATTCTTCTCATCTGTCTTGGCAG CGTGACAATGTCCTTTTACATTCTTCTGCAACTTCTCAAGTTATCTCCTCAAGAATCTGCACAGGATCCCATGTACCATGTGCTGCTGCGGAGTTTCACCAA GGACCCCACAGAATATAAGAGAAAGCATTCTCCTGTTATAATTGCAAGAATCACTTTCAGTGCCTTGGGCTGTTTGATGTTGGGAACTCTGCTCTATACAATCTTCACTGATGGCAGCCCTTTCCGGAAAGAGCTCTTGACTCC GTGGATGACAGCGACACTGATTGACTTCTATATAAACATAGCTGCTCTTTCC GTTTGGGTCATCTACAAGGAATCGAGCTGGATCAGTGGGTTTATATGGGTCCTTCTGCTGATTTGCTTTGGCGG TGTTTCGACCTGTGCCTTCATTGTAAAGGAGCTGTTCCAGCTTACTTCCCAGGATCCTCTCTACCTTGTTTTGTTGAACAACCTTAACAG GGCAGGAAACAGTTATGAGAGGACTCTGACGTGA
- the LOC116205732 gene encoding uncharacterized protein LOC116205732 isoform X3 gives MATPRLVTGLLAFFLVLGLTMVATLIYTISIDGLPFRRELLTTWMAATLVDFYTVLAPIAVWVVYREANAFTAIVWVILLICLGSVTMSFYILLQLLKLSPQESAQDPMYHVLLRSFTKDPTEYKRKHSPVIIARITFSALGCLMLGTLLYTIFTDGSPFRKELLTPWMTATLIDFYINIAALSVWVIYKESSWISGFIWVLLLICFGGVSTCAFIVKELFQLTSQDPLYLVLLNNLNRKQL, from the exons ATGGCGACTCCGCGGCTGGTAACCGGACTCCTGGCCTTCTTCCTGGTCCTGGGTCTCACGATGGTGGCCACTCTCATCTACACCATCTCCATCGACGGCCTCCCCTTCCGCCGCGAGCTCCTCACTAC GTGGATGGCCGCAACCCTGGTCGACTTCTACACTGTTTTGGCCCCTATAGCG GTTTGGGTCGTGTACAGGGAAGCGAatgcatttactgctattGTTTGGGTAATTCTTCTCATCTGTCTTGGCAG CGTGACAATGTCCTTTTACATTCTTCTGCAACTTCTCAAGTTATCTCCTCAAGAATCTGCACAGGATCCCATGTACCATGTGCTGCTGCGGAGTTTCACCAA GGACCCCACAGAATATAAGAGAAAGCATTCTCCTGTTATAATTGCAAGAATCACTTTCAGTGCCTTGGGCTGTTTGATGTTGGGAACTCTGCTCTATACAATCTTCACTGATGGCAGCCCTTTCCGGAAAGAGCTCTTGACTCC GTGGATGACAGCGACACTGATTGACTTCTATATAAACATAGCTGCTCTTTCC GTTTGGGTCATCTACAAGGAATCGAGCTGGATCAGTGGGTTTATATGGGTCCTTCTGCTGATTTGCTTTGGCGG TGTTTCGACCTGTGCCTTCATTGTAAAGGAGCTGTTCCAGCTTACTTCCCAGGATCCTCTCTACCTTGTTTTGTTGAACAACCTTAACAG GAAACAGTTATGA
- the LOC116205732 gene encoding uncharacterized protein LOC116205732 isoform X2 has translation MATPRLVTGLLAFFLVLGLTMVATLIYTISIDGLPFRRELLTTWMAATLVDFYTVLAPIAVWVVYREANAFTAIVWVILLICLGSVTMSFYILLQLLKLSPQESAQDPMYHVLLRSFTKDPTEYKRKHSPVIIARITFSALGCLMLGTLLYTIFTDGSPFRKELLTPWMTATLIDFYINIAALSVWVIYKESSWISGFIWVLLLICFGGVSTCAFIVKELFQLTSQDPLYLVLLNNLNSIYVCLSSN, from the exons ATGGCGACTCCGCGGCTGGTAACCGGACTCCTGGCCTTCTTCCTGGTCCTGGGTCTCACGATGGTGGCCACTCTCATCTACACCATCTCCATCGACGGCCTCCCCTTCCGCCGCGAGCTCCTCACTAC GTGGATGGCCGCAACCCTGGTCGACTTCTACACTGTTTTGGCCCCTATAGCG GTTTGGGTCGTGTACAGGGAAGCGAatgcatttactgctattGTTTGGGTAATTCTTCTCATCTGTCTTGGCAG CGTGACAATGTCCTTTTACATTCTTCTGCAACTTCTCAAGTTATCTCCTCAAGAATCTGCACAGGATCCCATGTACCATGTGCTGCTGCGGAGTTTCACCAA GGACCCCACAGAATATAAGAGAAAGCATTCTCCTGTTATAATTGCAAGAATCACTTTCAGTGCCTTGGGCTGTTTGATGTTGGGAACTCTGCTCTATACAATCTTCACTGATGGCAGCCCTTTCCGGAAAGAGCTCTTGACTCC GTGGATGACAGCGACACTGATTGACTTCTATATAAACATAGCTGCTCTTTCC GTTTGGGTCATCTACAAGGAATCGAGCTGGATCAGTGGGTTTATATGGGTCCTTCTGCTGATTTGCTTTGGCGG TGTTTCGACCTGTGCCTTCATTGTAAAGGAGCTGTTCCAGCTTACTTCCCAGGATCCTCTCTACCTTGTTTTGTTGAACAACCTTAACAG CATATATGTATGCCTGTCAAGCAACTGA
- the LOC116205732 gene encoding uncharacterized protein LOC116205732 isoform X4, which translates to MAATLVDFYTVLAPIAVWVVYREANAFTAIVWVILLICLGSVTMSFYILLQLLKLSPQESAQDPMYHVLLRSFTKDPTEYKRKHSPVIIARITFSALGCLMLGTLLYTIFTDGSPFRKELLTPWMTATLIDFYINIAALSVWVIYKESSWISGFIWVLLLICFGGVSTCAFIVKELFQLTSQDPLYLVLLNNLNRAGNSYERTLT; encoded by the exons ATGGCCGCAACCCTGGTCGACTTCTACACTGTTTTGGCCCCTATAGCG GTTTGGGTCGTGTACAGGGAAGCGAatgcatttactgctattGTTTGGGTAATTCTTCTCATCTGTCTTGGCAG CGTGACAATGTCCTTTTACATTCTTCTGCAACTTCTCAAGTTATCTCCTCAAGAATCTGCACAGGATCCCATGTACCATGTGCTGCTGCGGAGTTTCACCAA GGACCCCACAGAATATAAGAGAAAGCATTCTCCTGTTATAATTGCAAGAATCACTTTCAGTGCCTTGGGCTGTTTGATGTTGGGAACTCTGCTCTATACAATCTTCACTGATGGCAGCCCTTTCCGGAAAGAGCTCTTGACTCC GTGGATGACAGCGACACTGATTGACTTCTATATAAACATAGCTGCTCTTTCC GTTTGGGTCATCTACAAGGAATCGAGCTGGATCAGTGGGTTTATATGGGTCCTTCTGCTGATTTGCTTTGGCGG TGTTTCGACCTGTGCCTTCATTGTAAAGGAGCTGTTCCAGCTTACTTCCCAGGATCCTCTCTACCTTGTTTTGTTGAACAACCTTAACAG GGCAGGAAACAGTTATGAGAGGACTCTGACGTGA
- the LOC116203315 gene encoding MRN complex-interacting protein, producing MAPPFFIAVQCCQCSTMQVKQQKKSSSKWICVVCNQKQSVRKVFAQGSMAKDLRQFVQSFNMSRQFSNNPVTLPPQNDSETVEEAAYRISGDRDRRKQKRSDWTEYLDLEDATCAEEACDGDVNIVTELPEDMFKKPRMKDYPSQLGKQAEHAKLYRPIFSKSHVPRNAACPGIDARKSQRGDSGAEDKIIKLDGHPPFATSARASKWNSYITEDYNVSQFGSQKNLSDETGHQNFNAFTLTISDQKVEDDIHPDFV from the exons ATGGCGCCGCCGTTCTTCATCGCCGTCCAGTGCTGCCAATGCTCCACCATGCAG GTGAAGCAGCAGAAGAAGAGCAGCAGCAAGTGGATCTGCGTGGTCTGCAATCAGAAGCAGTCCGTACGGAAAGTGTTCGCGCAGGGATCCATGGCGAAGGATCTCCGCCAGTTCGTCCAGTCTTTTAACATGTCCCGCCAGTTTTCGAACAATCCTGTGACCTTGCCTCCGCAGAACGACTCTGAAACTGTCGAGGAAGCTGCCTATCGGATTTCGGGCGACCGTGACCGTCGAAAGCAGAAGAGGAGTGATTGGACCGAGTACCTCGATCTCGAGGACGCCACTTGTGCAGAAG AAGCATGCGATGGAGATGTCAATATAGTGACCGAACTGCCAGAGGATATGTTCAAGAAGCCCAGGATGAAAGACTACCCTTCTCAATTGGGCAAGCAGGCAGAACATGCCAAACTCTACAGACCAATTTTCTCGAAAAGCCATGTCCCGAGGAATGCAGCATGTCCAG GTATAGATGCAAGGAAATCCCAACGTGGTGATTCAGGGGCAGAGGATAAGATTATCAAACTGGACGGTCATCCTCCATTTGCAACCTCCGCGAGGGCATCCAAATGGAACAGCTACATTACAGAAGATTATAATGTCTCGCAATTTGGTAGTCAGAAGAACTTATCAGATGAAACGGGCCACCAGAATTTTAATGCATTTACGTTAACGATCAGCGATCAAAAAGTTGAAGATGACATTCACCCAGACTTCGTGTAA